A region of Crenobacter cavernae DNA encodes the following proteins:
- the bluB gene encoding 5,6-dimethylbenzimidazole synthase: MNRYSDTDIAAVYRVIRERRDMRHFRPDPLGPALLERLLQAAHLAPSVGFMQPWRFIRISDAALRRQIHALVEAERIRTADALGERQDEFMRLKVEGILDCGEVLVAALMDGREHHVFGRRTLPEMDLASVACAIQNLWLAARAEGIGLGWVSLFDPAALGELLQLPPGAKAVAILCLGHVDAFYAKPMLEQEDWASRQPLAALLSENYWQNDASIRRE; the protein is encoded by the coding sequence ATGAACCGATACAGCGACACCGACATCGCCGCCGTCTACCGCGTGATCCGCGAGCGCCGCGACATGCGCCATTTCCGCCCCGACCCGCTCGGCCCCGCGCTGCTCGAGCGGCTGTTGCAGGCCGCGCACCTGGCGCCCAGCGTCGGCTTCATGCAGCCGTGGCGCTTCATCCGCATCAGCGATGCGGCGCTACGCCGACAGATACACGCGCTGGTCGAGGCCGAACGTATACGCACCGCCGATGCGCTCGGCGAGCGTCAGGACGAATTCATGCGGCTCAAGGTGGAAGGGATTCTCGACTGCGGCGAGGTGCTGGTCGCGGCGCTGATGGACGGACGCGAGCACCACGTGTTCGGCCGGCGCACGCTGCCGGAGATGGACCTGGCCTCGGTCGCCTGTGCCATCCAGAACCTGTGGCTGGCCGCGCGCGCCGAGGGCATCGGCCTCGGCTGGGTGTCGCTGTTCGACCCGGCCGCGCTGGGCGAGCTGCTGCAGCTGCCACCGGGCGCCAAGGCCGTGGCCATCCTCTGCCTCGGCCACGTCGACGCCTTCTACGCCAAACCGATGCTGGAACAGGAAGACTGGGCCAGTCGCCAGCCGCTGGCGGCATTGCTATCCGAAAATTATTGGCAAAATGATGCGTCGATCCGTCGGGAATAA